A single window of Pseudoduganella plicata DNA harbors:
- the flgL gene encoding flagellar hook-associated protein FlgL, whose translation MRIATTQYQATMARSLELNQTMVSRLSQQMATGNKISVPSDDPITNVRISRLNREEAIVGQYRENIGAVKIRLAKNETYLTGMVNDLGAVHDQMVWAADGSNTPDDLHAMVESLEALRDSILYSANTRDQEGKYIFSGTETTKAPIVLAADGVSYTYAGNTKEQKVVVGNGITQAVNVNVSGVEALLTNLNKTIEALRTTTTRSSAEPLKSMISGTMDTIQAGQDALAGKIAKFGGAQTVLGTLDSNHANVSLSNNTARHDLSALDYGVASTELAGYNMALQASYQSYSKISNLSLFNVL comes from the coding sequence ATGCGTATCGCCACCACCCAATACCAGGCCACGATGGCCCGTTCGCTCGAGCTGAACCAGACCATGGTGTCGCGTCTCTCACAGCAAATGGCTACCGGCAACAAGATCTCCGTGCCGTCGGACGATCCCATCACGAACGTGCGCATTTCGCGCCTGAACCGCGAGGAAGCCATTGTCGGCCAGTACCGCGAGAATATCGGGGCCGTCAAGATCCGCCTGGCCAAGAACGAAACCTACCTGACGGGCATGGTCAACGATCTCGGCGCCGTGCACGACCAGATGGTCTGGGCCGCCGACGGCAGCAACACGCCGGACGACCTGCACGCGATGGTGGAGAGCCTGGAAGCGCTGCGCGACAGCATCCTGTACAGCGCCAACACGCGCGATCAGGAAGGCAAGTACATCTTCTCCGGCACGGAGACGACCAAGGCGCCGATCGTGCTGGCCGCCGACGGCGTCAGCTACACGTATGCCGGCAATACGAAGGAACAGAAGGTCGTGGTCGGCAACGGCATCACGCAGGCCGTCAACGTGAATGTCTCCGGCGTCGAGGCGCTGCTGACCAACCTGAACAAGACCATCGAAGCGCTGCGCACGACGACCACCCGTTCGTCGGCGGAGCCGCTGAAGAGCATGATCAGCGGCACGATGGACACGATCCAGGCGGGGCAGGATGCGCTGGCGGGCAAGATCGCCAAGTTCGGCGGCGCGCAGACGGTGCTGGGTACGCTCGACAGCAACCACGCCAACGTCAGCCTGTCGAACAATACCGCCCGGCATGATCTGTCGGCGCTGGACTACGGTGTGGCTTCGACCGAACTGGCGGGCTACAATATGGCCTTGCAGGCCAGCTATCAGTCGTACTCGAAGATCAGCAACCTATCGCTGTTCAATGTCCTCTGA
- the flgK gene encoding flagellar hook-associated protein FlgK, whose protein sequence is MTIINNALSGAIAAQASLNASSQNIANLQTRGYTRQGALLTAVTAGYGAQGAGSGVKLSAMLRFSDSYKTQQMWRANAELGQRSNVQPYLTQLEQVMGNDKSSISNGVDNFFKSLNAVAEDPTSGPLRGQVVTAASALSESFNSIYAVTRNQQLSVEQQRASILPKFNTLVQNIASLNERITAAGAIGTNTSGLVDERDVAIDALSQFASIEVLEQPDGSRTISLKSGQPLVVGKMASSLSTDTSSGTPVLKASFGNSSYAIDDAKMGGQLGGLGNFERNTLLPLQTSIREMAEQLATAVNAQLAAGNTPDGAPGKPMFQLNGGGAGGVLSVPADYQATDLAFAAAGEPAGDSSNLQLLIGIKQKSITLSSVGSVTIGDADTQLVGKLAIDSQQNQSLLATATTIRRQAEDDWAATSGVNRDEEAINLVEFQNMYQANMKVLAVANTLFDATLAMLG, encoded by the coding sequence ATGACCATCATTAACAACGCACTGTCCGGTGCGATCGCTGCCCAGGCCTCGCTGAACGCGTCGAGCCAGAACATCGCCAACCTGCAAACCCGCGGCTATACCCGCCAGGGTGCGTTGCTGACGGCCGTGACGGCCGGCTACGGCGCCCAGGGTGCCGGCTCGGGCGTCAAGCTGAGCGCGATGCTGCGTTTCTCCGACTCGTACAAGACGCAGCAGATGTGGCGTGCCAATGCCGAGCTGGGCCAGCGTTCGAATGTGCAGCCTTACCTGACGCAGCTGGAACAGGTGATGGGCAACGACAAGTCGAGCATCTCGAACGGTGTCGACAATTTCTTCAAGTCGCTCAACGCCGTGGCGGAAGATCCCACCTCCGGCCCGCTGCGCGGCCAGGTGGTCACGGCGGCCAGCGCGCTGTCGGAAAGCTTCAACAGCATTTACGCCGTTACCCGCAACCAGCAGTTGTCGGTGGAACAGCAGCGCGCGTCGATCCTGCCGAAGTTTAATACCCTCGTGCAGAACATTGCGTCGCTGAACGAACGCATCACGGCGGCCGGTGCCATCGGCACCAACACCTCCGGCCTCGTCGATGAGCGCGACGTCGCCATCGACGCCCTGTCGCAGTTCGCTTCCATCGAAGTGCTGGAACAGCCGGACGGCTCGCGCACGATCTCGCTGAAGTCGGGCCAGCCGCTGGTCGTCGGCAAGATGGCCAGTTCGCTGTCCACCGACACCAGCAGCGGCACGCCGGTGCTGAAGGCTTCGTTCGGCAATTCGTCCTATGCGATCGACGACGCGAAGATGGGCGGCCAGCTGGGCGGCCTGGGCAACTTCGAACGCAATACGCTGCTGCCGTTGCAGACGTCGATCCGGGAAATGGCCGAGCAGTTGGCCACGGCCGTCAACGCACAGCTGGCCGCAGGCAACACGCCGGATGGCGCGCCCGGCAAGCCGATGTTCCAGCTGAACGGCGGCGGCGCCGGCGGCGTCCTGTCCGTGCCGGCCGATTACCAGGCGACCGACCTGGCGTTTGCCGCGGCGGGCGAACCGGCCGGCGACAGCAGCAACCTGCAACTGCTGATCGGCATCAAGCAGAAGTCGATCACCCTCAGTTCCGTCGGCAGCGTCACCATCGGCGATGCGGACACGCAGCTGGTGGGCAAGCTGGCCATCGACAGCCAGCAGAACCAGTCCCTGCTGGCCACGGCGACGACGATCCGTCGCCAGGCCGAAGACGACTGGGCCGCCACAAGCGGCGTCAATCGGGACGAGGAAGCCATCAATCTCGTCGAATTCCAGAATATGTATCAGGCCAACATGAAGGTCCTGGCCGTGGCGAACACGCTGTTCGACGCCACGCTGGCCATGTTGGGCTAA
- a CDS encoding rod-binding protein, producing MDNRIVPGALPATGRNDNDAVLPQNVAPAGDEAYRKKAEQAAVKFESFFIGHMLKQMRSSTKELASDDSIYKDSINSDMLDMADGLVADQLAGQRAFGVADAILRQLMPAPAAPRGPVLNNTSQTTPLVDAKIKPSQA from the coding sequence ATGGACAACCGCATCGTTCCAGGCGCCCTGCCCGCTACGGGCCGCAACGACAACGACGCCGTCCTGCCACAGAACGTGGCACCGGCCGGCGACGAAGCCTACCGCAAGAAGGCGGAACAGGCGGCCGTGAAGTTCGAGAGCTTCTTCATCGGTCACATGCTGAAACAGATGCGCAGCTCCACCAAGGAGCTGGCATCGGACGACAGCATCTACAAGGACTCGATCAACAGCGACATGCTGGACATGGCGGACGGCCTGGTGGCCGACCAGCTGGCCGGCCAGCGCGCGTTCGGCGTGGCCGACGCGATCCTGCGTCAGCTCATGCCCGCCCCGGCCGCGCCGCGGGGCCCGGTCCTCAACAATACCTCCCAGACAACGCCGCTTGTCGACGCAAAAATTAAGCCGTCCCAGGCTTAA